Proteins encoded in a region of the Gallalistipes aquisgranensis genome:
- a CDS encoding tetratricopeptide repeat protein, whose product MKRILFIVIALFSVLHIAAQDMGADYFAVGEFDAARKIFESRNDNPAETNYYLGEIARLQGDPAGAKNYYARGKAADPQYPLNEIGLLRLSFSCDKEAAADALNDLVKAKQNKKNPLVLTVAATVFYDNGMPSEGDEMLERAETADRNSVLPHMVRGDRFFRENDPGAAAGQYEQALMKNPDYPVTYIRIAQIYMRNNPEIAIERLKELETRHPDYPLTQKYLAKSYFRTGQYKQAIALYEKMFTVPGQETDLDAVTGYAASLFFTEAYDRAAALIQQGLSISPDDFVLNRLRMYCDLAQKKYSDGLSAASRFFALPRGDNEYIARDYITYGDLLFNSGRPDEAVLQYDMALKLPGVAPETIRQIAENLFRKAPGKAAGYYRKYIDAIGEAAQATDYYTLGQTLYREAVALSQDTVSNDAPERLTQCLNQADSAFTVVCDRIPESHLGPVFRARVNSLRDPEATAGLAKPFYETVLKIILGKENPTKNRRELVEAYRYLGYYHYVQYEAEKRPEEKTLAVDYCHKILELDPANDVATQLLAALDEQS is encoded by the coding sequence ATGAAAAGAATTCTTTTTATTGTAATCGCTCTCTTTTCTGTGCTGCACATCGCGGCACAGGATATGGGGGCGGATTATTTTGCCGTCGGAGAGTTCGATGCGGCCCGCAAAATCTTCGAAAGCCGAAACGACAATCCGGCCGAGACGAACTACTATCTCGGGGAGATCGCACGCTTGCAGGGCGATCCTGCCGGTGCGAAAAACTATTATGCGAGAGGGAAAGCCGCAGACCCTCAGTATCCGCTGAACGAAATCGGACTGTTACGGCTATCGTTTTCCTGCGACAAGGAGGCAGCTGCCGATGCGTTGAACGACCTTGTCAAAGCCAAACAGAACAAGAAAAACCCGCTCGTTCTCACCGTTGCGGCAACCGTGTTTTACGATAATGGAATGCCGTCCGAAGGCGATGAGATGCTGGAACGGGCCGAGACGGCTGACAGGAATTCCGTTTTGCCCCACATGGTGCGCGGGGACCGTTTCTTTCGGGAAAACGATCCGGGGGCTGCTGCCGGACAGTACGAGCAGGCCCTGATGAAAAATCCGGATTATCCGGTTACGTATATCCGGATTGCGCAGATATACATGCGGAACAATCCCGAAATCGCCATCGAAAGGCTGAAAGAGCTGGAAACCAGGCATCCGGATTATCCGCTGACGCAAAAGTATCTCGCAAAAAGCTACTTCCGGACCGGGCAGTACAAACAGGCCATTGCGTTGTATGAGAAAATGTTCACCGTACCCGGACAGGAAACCGATCTGGATGCAGTCACCGGTTATGCCGCCTCCCTTTTTTTCACAGAGGCGTACGACCGGGCGGCCGCACTGATACAACAAGGGCTGTCGATCTCTCCGGACGATTTCGTTCTGAACCGGTTGCGTATGTACTGCGACCTGGCGCAGAAAAAGTATTCCGACGGATTGAGCGCCGCCAGCCGGTTCTTCGCTCTTCCCCGGGGGGACAACGAATATATAGCACGGGATTACATCACATACGGAGACCTGTTGTTCAATAGCGGCCGTCCGGACGAGGCCGTTCTCCAATATGACATGGCCCTCAAACTGCCTGGCGTCGCACCCGAGACGATCCGTCAGATCGCGGAAAATCTTTTCCGAAAAGCTCCCGGAAAAGCGGCCGGATATTATCGCAAATACATTGATGCCATAGGGGAAGCTGCTCAGGCTACCGATTATTACACATTGGGGCAGACTCTTTACCGGGAAGCGGTCGCTCTTTCGCAAGACACGGTAAGTAACGATGCGCCGGAGCGCCTCACCCAATGTCTCAATCAGGCGGACAGCGCCTTTACGGTAGTCTGCGATCGCATCCCCGAAAGCCATCTGGGTCCTGTCTTCCGTGCCCGCGTGAATTCTCTCCGTGATCCGGAAGCTACGGCCGGTCTGGCCAAGCCCTTCTACGAAACCGTTCTCAAGATTATACTCGGCAAAGAAAACCCGACGAAAAACCGGCGGGAACTGGTCGAAGCCTATCGTTATCTGGGTTATTACCATTACGTGCAGTACGAAGCGGAAAAGCGGCCGGAAGAGAAGACCCTGGCTGTGGATTATTGCCATAAAATACTGGAACTCGATCCGGCCAACGATGTTGCGACGCAATTGCTCGCTGCATTGGATGAACAATCGTAG
- a CDS encoding ABC transporter permease, with translation MKTQRFGVKWKEFRSVLRTEYSHIFHDAGVMLILIFAILIYTTVYALAYKNQVVRNIPVAVIDHSQTSSSRKLIETFDAEPNIFVSYTPPSMEEAKRLFFDRKVHGIVYIPHDYEKKLMRGEKAIVGVYVDASYFLMYRQVFADVVSGVTGVGGEVEFVRLLASGATIPQAEATINPVAYGVTNLFNPYGGYGSFVMPAIIIIIIQQTLLIGIGMIGGTWREFGVYKRLCIPGERRLSTLPVVLGKTVAYLSIYAVTLSYILVVHYRWFHYPMNGTFLNIVGFLVPYMLACIFLGIAISTLFRYRENSLLFMLWSSIPMLMISGASVPKETIPHWLYEFGKIFPSSSGVEGFLRIQTMGASLSDVMAQYGTLWILAGIYLILACIGIRKVMDKTEKE, from the coding sequence ATGAAGACACAACGATTCGGCGTAAAATGGAAGGAATTCCGTTCGGTGCTGCGCACCGAGTACAGCCATATTTTCCACGACGCGGGAGTCATGCTGATCCTGATTTTCGCCATACTCATCTACACCACAGTATATGCACTGGCCTACAAGAACCAGGTGGTCCGCAACATTCCCGTAGCGGTGATCGACCACAGCCAGACCTCTTCGAGCCGTAAACTGATCGAAACGTTCGATGCCGAGCCCAATATCTTCGTCTCCTACACGCCTCCGTCCATGGAGGAGGCCAAACGCCTCTTCTTCGATCGCAAGGTACATGGAATCGTCTATATTCCGCACGATTACGAAAAGAAATTGATGCGGGGCGAAAAAGCCATCGTCGGGGTTTATGTCGACGCCAGTTATTTTCTGATGTACCGGCAGGTTTTCGCCGATGTGGTGAGCGGGGTAACCGGAGTAGGGGGCGAGGTGGAATTCGTCCGGCTACTCGCCTCCGGCGCAACCATTCCGCAGGCGGAAGCCACGATAAATCCCGTTGCCTACGGAGTTACGAACCTGTTCAATCCCTACGGGGGGTACGGTTCATTCGTCATGCCCGCCATCATCATCATTATCATCCAGCAGACGCTGCTGATCGGTATCGGAATGATCGGGGGAACTTGGAGGGAGTTCGGAGTCTACAAAAGACTGTGCATACCGGGCGAGAGGCGGCTTTCGACACTGCCCGTAGTGCTGGGCAAGACAGTGGCTTACCTGTCGATCTATGCTGTCACGCTTTCCTACATTCTGGTGGTCCATTACCGATGGTTCCACTATCCGATGAACGGTACGTTCCTGAATATCGTCGGCTTTCTCGTTCCCTATATGCTGGCCTGCATTTTCCTGGGAATAGCGATCTCCACCCTGTTTCGTTATCGGGAAAATTCCCTGTTGTTCATGCTGTGGAGCTCGATTCCGATGCTGATGATAAGCGGTGCCTCCGTGCCGAAAGAGACTATTCCCCACTGGCTGTATGAGTTCGGAAAGATTTTTCCCAGCAGCAGCGGCGTAGAGGGATTCCTGCGGATACAGACGATGGGGGCTTCCCTCTCCGACGTAATGGCTCAATACGGCACGCTCTGGATACTGGCCGGAATATATCTGATACTGGCCTGTATCGGTATCCGCAAAGTAATGGACAAGACCGAAAAAGAGTGA
- a CDS encoding ABC transporter permease: MGFFRKTGRVLRREWGRIRKYPIYPTLMIILPVISFLFFAAVFGEGTPRDMPIAVLDEDHSPLSRQLASMIDATPAAMVSYDIQDMEQGERMMREGKIEAIVYIPRNFEKDIYSNSPIRVGAYVNGTNIAVNGFLGKDLQTTVTTFSTGIQIQTLMKKGLSEKQAYNQAMPIYFDRHLLFNPWVNYGYFLMPSFMPMMLLIFTILLTVFAIGSELKNATAGEWMAAAGGEIWPALIGKMIPYTGAMFLMSLLMNTIMYKWVGVPLNGSAALLILAGFLFVLSYQSIGVLIISVLSNLRLSLSIAGGYSVLAFTFSGLTFPLMAMDWYVVAFSRIFPFTFYTDVFIDQAMRGAPVIYSIHDLGWMTVVFILLPLLCLPRLKKIATNETYWRRM; the protein is encoded by the coding sequence ATGGGATTCTTCAGAAAGACAGGGCGTGTGCTACGGCGTGAGTGGGGGCGGATACGGAAGTATCCGATCTATCCCACGCTCATGATCATACTGCCCGTCATATCGTTCCTCTTTTTCGCGGCGGTTTTCGGCGAAGGCACTCCGAGAGATATGCCCATTGCCGTACTCGACGAAGATCATTCGCCTCTCTCACGACAACTGGCTTCGATGATCGACGCCACGCCGGCCGCCATGGTCTCTTACGACATACAGGACATGGAACAGGGCGAGCGCATGATGCGTGAAGGGAAAATAGAGGCGATCGTCTATATTCCGAGGAACTTCGAAAAGGATATATACAGCAATTCGCCTATCCGGGTGGGAGCCTATGTGAACGGTACCAATATCGCTGTCAACGGATTCCTGGGAAAAGACCTGCAAACCACGGTCACGACCTTTTCTACGGGAATACAGATTCAGACGCTGATGAAAAAAGGGCTTTCCGAAAAACAGGCGTACAACCAGGCCATGCCGATCTATTTCGACCGTCACCTGCTTTTCAACCCGTGGGTGAATTACGGATATTTCCTTATGCCCAGTTTCATGCCCATGATGCTTCTGATTTTCACGATCCTGCTGACGGTCTTCGCCATCGGATCGGAATTGAAAAACGCGACGGCAGGAGAATGGATGGCTGCGGCCGGCGGGGAGATATGGCCGGCCCTGATCGGGAAAATGATCCCCTATACGGGGGCCATGTTTCTGATGAGCCTGCTGATGAATACGATCATGTACAAATGGGTGGGAGTGCCCCTGAACGGCAGTGCGGCATTGTTGATTCTAGCCGGATTTCTTTTCGTGCTCTCCTACCAGTCGATCGGTGTGCTGATCATTTCCGTACTGAGCAACCTGCGGTTGTCGCTTTCGATAGCGGGAGGCTATTCGGTGCTGGCCTTCACCTTCTCCGGACTTACTTTTCCGTTGATGGCAATGGACTGGTATGTCGTCGCGTTCAGCCGCATATTCCCATTCACGTTCTATACGGATGTATTCATTGACCAGGCCATGCGGGGAGCCCCGGTCATATATTCCATACACGACCTGGGTTGGATGACCGTCGTTTTCATTCTGCTGCCGCTGCTTTGCCTGCCCCGGCTGAAAAAGATCGCGACGAACGAAACCTATTGGAGGAGGATGTAA
- a CDS encoding HlyD family secretion protein encodes MKKSNVIGLIGAILAVATLVALISWVVVKPAPVLLQGETDVTSYKASSKLAGRIDRMLVKEGQKVRKGELLYTLSIPEVEAKLRQAKAAESAAQAQDKMALAGARIQQIEAAQSLWQKAEAGVALAQKTFDRIDNLYKEGVVPAQKHDEALANLNAMKATAAAAKSQYDMAVAGTRKEDKAAAAALVAQAAGAVSEVESYVSDACVYSPVDGEVSTVIAEAGELVGSGYPVVTILDMSDKWVSFNVKETLLPKIKMGTKFRADIPALAKDVELEVYYIAPQADFATWSATRTRGGFDIRTFNVKARPAGKQEPDLRPGMSAIVNWDELK; translated from the coding sequence ATGAAGAAGAGTAATGTGATCGGATTGATCGGGGCCATTCTTGCCGTTGCCACCCTCGTGGCACTGATCAGCTGGGTCGTCGTCAAACCCGCACCCGTGCTGCTGCAGGGAGAGACGGACGTGACCAGCTATAAGGCATCTTCGAAGCTGGCGGGGCGAATCGACAGGATGTTGGTAAAAGAGGGGCAGAAAGTGCGGAAAGGCGAATTGCTCTATACGCTGAGCATTCCCGAAGTGGAGGCCAAGTTGCGCCAGGCCAAAGCGGCCGAAAGTGCAGCGCAGGCCCAGGATAAGATGGCATTGGCAGGTGCCAGGATTCAGCAGATAGAGGCGGCCCAGAGCCTGTGGCAGAAGGCCGAGGCAGGCGTGGCGTTGGCACAGAAAACGTTCGACCGGATCGACAATCTGTATAAGGAGGGGGTAGTGCCGGCTCAGAAACACGACGAAGCACTGGCGAATCTGAACGCCATGAAGGCGACGGCCGCCGCTGCGAAATCGCAGTACGACATGGCCGTAGCCGGTACGCGCAAGGAAGACAAGGCTGCCGCAGCCGCACTTGTCGCCCAAGCTGCCGGAGCCGTATCCGAAGTGGAAAGCTATGTCTCGGACGCCTGCGTCTATTCGCCCGTAGACGGGGAGGTCTCGACCGTCATCGCCGAAGCGGGGGAGTTGGTCGGCAGCGGGTACCCCGTCGTCACGATTCTCGACATGAGCGACAAATGGGTGTCGTTCAACGTAAAGGAGACCCTGTTGCCCAAGATCAAAATGGGAACGAAATTCCGGGCCGACATTCCCGCATTGGCCAAAGACGTGGAGTTGGAAGTTTACTACATCGCACCGCAGGCCGACTTTGCCACATGGTCGGCTACCCGCACGAGGGGCGGTTTCGACATTCGGACTTTCAACGTGAAGGCACGTCCCGCAGGGAAACAGGAACCCGATCTGCGTCCGGGCATGAGCGCGATCGTGAACTGGGACGAACTGAAATAG
- a CDS encoding TolC family protein — MKKMILLTALAGAVLGAGAQEGKKMLSFDDALVRTMTNNPEISALQYEEKAAEQERKAAFGLRLPQIGVTGTYAHLGKDIGIDLNGLKEPVKGLMEGMGGTGILPPEILQQAGALLGQNWGMTIQDRNTAFVGGSVTMPLYTGGKINAANNAAKINERTTREKGAQSRNALVSQLAEYYYGLALANQVVAVRQQVVDGVRVHLNDAIALEKNGIISQGDRLYAEVKMAEAERELLQSRLQARTVTTALSNTLNEEQEFVPVSPMFILEEIEDVAYFKDLAAKNNPLLNQVALKRDLAKENVRLQRSEFLPQIALGGGTFFYNYQFSKYLPTWAVGAGIQLKIFDGLNREYKFSAAKNTVRQVEALQTKAGNEISVLIEKLYNEMRTYHDQMPSIEASLKFAQEYLRIQNAAFKEGMASSADVIDAQLNLAKIKTERIQAAYYYDLMLARLLEAAGASEQFADYGKRPTAVQIRFEE, encoded by the coding sequence ATGAAAAAAATGATTCTGCTGACGGCACTCGCCGGTGCGGTTCTCGGAGCAGGGGCCCAGGAGGGTAAAAAGATGCTCTCATTCGACGATGCGCTTGTCAGGACGATGACCAACAACCCTGAAATTAGCGCTTTGCAGTATGAGGAAAAGGCCGCGGAACAGGAGCGGAAAGCTGCGTTCGGACTTCGGTTGCCACAGATCGGTGTAACGGGAACCTATGCGCATCTGGGCAAGGATATCGGCATCGATCTGAACGGTCTGAAGGAACCGGTCAAGGGATTGATGGAAGGTATGGGCGGTACAGGTATTCTGCCGCCCGAAATCCTGCAACAGGCGGGGGCGCTGCTGGGACAAAACTGGGGTATGACGATTCAGGACCGTAATACTGCATTCGTGGGGGGCAGCGTGACCATGCCGCTCTATACGGGAGGCAAGATCAATGCGGCGAACAATGCGGCGAAGATCAACGAGCGAACTACCCGGGAAAAAGGTGCGCAAAGCCGCAATGCGCTGGTTTCGCAGCTGGCCGAATATTATTACGGACTGGCCCTCGCCAACCAGGTCGTAGCCGTCCGGCAGCAGGTAGTGGATGGAGTGAGGGTTCATCTGAATGACGCCATCGCACTGGAAAAGAACGGAATCATTTCGCAAGGGGACCGGTTGTATGCGGAGGTGAAAATGGCCGAGGCGGAACGCGAGTTGCTCCAGTCCCGGTTGCAGGCACGGACGGTGACTACTGCGTTGAGCAACACGCTGAACGAAGAACAGGAGTTTGTCCCGGTATCGCCGATGTTCATACTGGAAGAAATAGAAGATGTGGCTTATTTCAAGGATTTGGCTGCCAAGAACAACCCGTTGCTCAACCAGGTGGCTTTGAAGAGGGATCTGGCTAAAGAGAACGTCCGGCTGCAACGCTCGGAATTTTTGCCGCAGATCGCCTTGGGCGGAGGGACTTTCTTCTATAATTATCAGTTCTCGAAATATCTTCCCACATGGGCCGTAGGCGCGGGGATTCAACTGAAAATATTCGACGGGCTGAATCGTGAATACAAATTCAGCGCGGCCAAAAATACCGTCCGGCAGGTGGAGGCTCTGCAGACCAAAGCCGGCAATGAAATCTCGGTACTGATAGAAAAACTTTACAATGAAATGCGCACCTATCACGATCAGATGCCTTCCATCGAGGCTTCCCTGAAATTCGCGCAGGAGTATCTGCGGATTCAGAATGCGGCATTCAAAGAAGGGATGGCTTCTTCGGCCGACGTGATCGACGCCCAGTTGAACCTTGCCAAAATCAAAACGGAGCGGATTCAGGCTGCCTATTACTACGACCTGATGCTGGCCCGTCTGCTGGAAGCGGCCGGAGCGAGCGAACAGTTCGCAGACTACGGAAAACGGCCGACTGCCGTACAGATACGGTTCGAAGAATAA
- a CDS encoding TetR/AcrR family transcriptional regulator, producing the protein MSKRIDTSKIERIRDAAIEIISEQGIPNCSVAAIAKRAGVSVGYLYRHYSGKEELINDMLELYFNIINEKISSLIAEKHGVEEIVEGVILHILQISRENEARIKFLIMLLNDFSVTIRPALTARVDALAEELMIMIRNSPGIRSDLLPDDLYHAMIGLPMQYLALRYNRIISCKEPDCADTGHIVGQAMRLIKAR; encoded by the coding sequence ATGTCGAAAAGAATTGATACATCGAAAATCGAACGGATACGCGATGCGGCAATCGAAATCATCAGCGAGCAGGGGATTCCCAACTGTTCGGTGGCAGCAATCGCGAAGAGGGCCGGCGTATCGGTAGGTTACCTCTATCGCCATTATTCAGGAAAAGAGGAGCTTATCAATGATATGCTGGAACTTTACTTCAACATTATCAACGAGAAAATATCTTCGCTGATCGCAGAAAAGCACGGGGTGGAGGAGATCGTGGAAGGAGTGATTCTCCACATCCTGCAAATATCCCGGGAGAACGAAGCCCGGATAAAATTTTTGATCATGCTGCTCAATGATTTCTCCGTAACGATCCGTCCCGCATTGACGGCCCGGGTGGACGCTTTGGCAGAAGAGTTGATGATTATGATCCGTAACAGTCCCGGGATAAGGAGCGACTTGTTGCCCGATGATCTTTACCATGCGATGATCGGGTTGCCGATGCAATACCTCGCATTGCGTTACAATCGGATAATCAGTTGTAAAGAGCCGGATTGTGCGGATACCGGCCATATTGTCGGGCAGGCGATGAGATTGATAAAAGCAAGATAA
- a CDS encoding RibD family protein yields the protein MKVIVSAAVSADGCLDDLTPRRLVLSGPEDWAEVHRLRAECDAILVGAETLRRDNPALVIRDSGLRAERIVRGQCPDLAKVTLSGTGNLPVDLRFFSEGEGEKIVFLPESVPSSVRDRISEVSSIVTLPRLTARAVVEELGSRGFRSLLVEGGSHVLGLFFEENMVDEFRLAVAPFFVGQGGAPRLVTDGNYPFGRERRMALLEVRKVGDMAVMRYELKR from the coding sequence ATGAAAGTGATCGTATCGGCGGCCGTGTCCGCAGACGGTTGTCTCGACGACCTGACTCCCCGCCGGCTGGTACTCTCCGGGCCGGAAGACTGGGCCGAGGTACATCGGCTCCGGGCCGAATGTGATGCAATACTCGTAGGGGCAGAAACGCTTCGCAGGGATAATCCGGCTCTTGTGATCCGCGACTCCGGGCTCCGGGCCGAACGGATCGTCCGGGGGCAATGTCCGGATTTGGCGAAAGTGACACTCAGCGGAACGGGAAACTTGCCGGTCGACCTCCGTTTTTTCTCGGAAGGGGAGGGAGAAAAAATCGTTTTTTTGCCGGAATCCGTTCCCTCTTCCGTACGTGACCGGATTTCGGAAGTCTCCTCGATCGTCACCCTTCCCCGGTTGACGGCGCGTGCCGTCGTCGAAGAACTCGGGAGCCGGGGATTCCGCTCCTTGCTGGTGGAAGGGGGGAGCCATGTGCTCGGCCTGTTTTTCGAAGAAAACATGGTGGATGAATTCCGCCTGGCCGTGGCGCCCTTTTTCGTGGGACAAGGAGGCGCTCCGCGACTGGTGACAGATGGAAATTATCCTTTCGGCCGGGAACGCAGGATGGCGTTGCTCGAAGTCCGCAAAGTAGGGGATATGGCCGTAATGCGTTACGAATTGAAACGATGA
- a CDS encoding metallophosphoesterase: MPELTKRIRIMIVYAIAVISVIALLVDYYIYRRIIRKHRFGKWMRVGYIVYALAVDLVIVSALIFYRNSLDRESPQLLHAVSWVFFLFFLNALPKLIYVLVSLPDLLVRKITHRTFHLFGYAGTALGLCVFAAMLWGGSVGRSRIEVRRVDITSPRIPAAFDGFRIVQFSDTHIGMLIHSDRILPRMVDTINALHPDIVVNSGDLVNSHVTELTPEIVSVLSGVRAPVYSVLGNHDLGVYIHDTLKLSPEENVRRLLTLQRQMGWIPLVNESRFLTRGTDRITISGVNFPANYKLNGHASSMCGVDLERTFDGVPDSLYNITVSHAPQLWDNLLVAGKSDLTLAGHVHSMQVKFRLGKWAWSPARWMYARWSGLYEEGNRQLYINDGIGYVLYPMRIGTYPEVTLIVLHHGTDTRAKTIRP; this comes from the coding sequence ATGCCGGAACTTACTAAACGTATCCGCATTATGATCGTGTACGCCATAGCCGTCATCTCCGTCATCGCCCTGCTGGTGGATTATTACATATACCGCAGGATAATCCGGAAGCATCGTTTCGGGAAATGGATGAGGGTAGGGTATATCGTCTATGCGTTGGCAGTAGACCTGGTCATCGTCTCCGCGCTGATCTTTTACCGGAACAGTCTTGATCGGGAATCGCCGCAGTTGCTGCATGCCGTGAGTTGGGTGTTCTTCCTCTTTTTCCTGAATGCGCTGCCGAAATTGATCTATGTACTTGTCTCCTTGCCCGACCTGCTGGTAAGAAAAATCACGCACCGGACGTTCCATCTGTTCGGATATGCGGGGACGGCATTGGGGCTCTGTGTATTCGCAGCCATGCTCTGGGGGGGGAGTGTAGGGCGCAGCCGGATCGAGGTGCGGCGGGTCGACATCACGTCTCCCCGCATTCCGGCTGCTTTCGACGGATTCCGGATCGTGCAGTTTTCCGATACACATATCGGCATGCTGATCCACAGCGACAGGATACTGCCCCGGATGGTTGATACGATCAATGCCTTGCATCCCGACATCGTTGTCAACAGCGGAGATCTCGTCAACAGTCACGTTACGGAACTTACACCGGAAATCGTCTCCGTACTCTCCGGAGTGCGGGCACCGGTCTATTCCGTGCTGGGCAACCACGATCTGGGAGTTTACATCCATGACACACTGAAACTTTCGCCCGAAGAGAATGTCAGACGCCTGCTGACCCTGCAAAGGCAGATGGGGTGGATACCGTTGGTGAACGAATCCCGTTTCCTGACCCGGGGAACGGACCGGATCACGATTTCGGGAGTGAATTTCCCTGCGAACTACAAGTTGAACGGACATGCTTCCTCCATGTGCGGGGTTGATTTGGAAAGAACTTTCGACGGAGTGCCCGACTCCCTTTACAATATCACCGTTTCGCATGCGCCCCAACTGTGGGACAACCTGCTCGTGGCGGGGAAAAGCGATCTTACCCTTGCCGGTCATGTCCACAGTATGCAGGTGAAATTCCGGCTCGGGAAGTGGGCATGGTCTCCCGCCCGCTGGATGTATGCCCGGTGGAGCGGTCTTTACGAAGAGGGAAACCGCCAACTCTATATTAACGACGGAATCGGATACGTACTCTATCCCATGCGGATCGGGACTTATCCGGAGGTCACGCTGATCGTGCTGCATCACGGGACCGACACCCGCGCAAAAACGATCCGGCCATGA